Proteins from a genomic interval of Cupriavidus sp. WKF15:
- a CDS encoding VOC family protein: MTSKNTICLWYDGDALDAANFYAKTFPDSAVQAVHRAPGDYPDGKEGDVLTVEFTVAGIPCLGLNGGPHFKHSEAFSFQIATDDQAETDRLWNAIVGNGGQESACGWCKDRWGLSWQITPRALTAAYTDPDRAAAKRAFEAMMSMTKIDIAAIEAARAGRSPT; encoded by the coding sequence ATGACCAGCAAGAACACGATCTGCCTGTGGTATGACGGTGATGCGCTCGACGCCGCGAACTTCTACGCCAAGACATTTCCAGACAGTGCGGTCCAGGCTGTGCACCGTGCCCCGGGCGACTATCCCGACGGCAAGGAGGGCGATGTGCTGACCGTCGAGTTCACCGTCGCCGGCATTCCCTGCCTGGGGCTGAACGGCGGCCCGCATTTCAAGCACTCCGAGGCATTCTCGTTCCAGATCGCCACCGACGACCAGGCTGAAACCGATCGCCTGTGGAATGCGATCGTCGGCAACGGTGGCCAGGAGAGTGCCTGTGGCTGGTGCAAGGACCGGTGGGGACTGTCGTGGCAGATCACCCCGCGCGCGCTCACCGCGGCCTACACCGACCCCGATCGCGCCGCGGCCAAGCGCGCGTTTGAAGCGATGATGAGCATGACCAAGATCGACATCGCCGCGATCGAGGCGGCCCGCGCGGGACGCAGCCCGACGTAG
- a CDS encoding acyl-CoA dehydrogenase gives MFTPCPTERSEQIADRVERFVRDVVAPYERDPRCTAHGPTAELVEELRAKARAAGVMTPHILADGSHLDQRETAAVLKRSGLSPLGPVAVNTMAPDEGNMFLLGKVASAAQKARFLDPIVRGDARSAFFMTEPAEEGGAGSDPSMLSTTAVRDGDDWVLNGRKKFITGAEGAKVGIIMARTGDGERAQATMFLVDLPHPAIRTERILDTIDSSMPGGHALVVIDNLRVPASQVLGEVDEGFRYAQVRLSPARLSHCMRWFGTVTRADEIARAYATTRKAFGKLLIDHEGVGFMLAENLIDLQQAALMIDWCAGVLDTGSAGTSESSMAKVAVSEALFRVADRCVQILGGNGVARDTIVEQAFRELRAFRIYDGPTEVHKWSLAKKIKRDTLGAKQHG, from the coding sequence ATGTTTACACCCTGTCCCACCGAACGAAGCGAGCAGATCGCGGACCGCGTCGAGCGATTCGTGCGCGATGTCGTGGCGCCTTACGAGCGGGATCCGCGCTGCACCGCGCATGGCCCCACCGCCGAACTGGTCGAGGAACTGCGCGCCAAGGCCCGCGCGGCAGGCGTCATGACGCCGCATATCCTGGCCGACGGCAGCCACCTGGACCAGCGCGAAACGGCCGCCGTGCTCAAGCGCTCGGGCCTGTCGCCGCTCGGCCCGGTCGCCGTCAATACCATGGCGCCCGACGAGGGCAATATGTTCCTGCTCGGCAAGGTGGCATCCGCCGCGCAGAAGGCGCGCTTCCTTGACCCGATCGTGCGCGGCGACGCGCGCTCGGCGTTCTTCATGACCGAACCCGCGGAGGAAGGCGGCGCAGGATCGGATCCGTCGATGCTGAGTACCACCGCGGTTCGCGACGGCGACGACTGGGTGCTCAATGGCCGCAAGAAGTTCATTACCGGCGCGGAAGGCGCAAAGGTCGGCATCATCATGGCGCGTACCGGCGACGGCGAGCGCGCGCAGGCGACGATGTTCCTGGTCGACCTGCCCCACCCCGCCATTCGCACCGAGCGCATCCTCGACACCATCGACAGCTCGATGCCGGGCGGCCATGCGCTGGTCGTGATCGACAACCTGCGCGTGCCGGCCAGCCAGGTGCTCGGCGAAGTCGACGAAGGCTTCCGCTATGCGCAGGTACGGTTGTCGCCGGCGCGGCTGTCGCATTGCATGCGCTGGTTCGGTACGGTCACGCGCGCGGACGAGATCGCACGGGCCTACGCCACCACGCGCAAGGCGTTCGGCAAGCTGCTGATCGACCACGAGGGCGTCGGCTTCATGCTCGCGGAGAACCTGATCGACCTGCAGCAGGCGGCGCTGATGATCGACTGGTGCGCGGGCGTGCTCGACACGGGATCGGCGGGCACCAGCGAAAGTTCGATGGCCAAGGTGGCCGTGTCGGAAGCGCTGTTCCGCGTCGCCGACCGCTGCGTGCAGATCCTGGGCGGCAACGGCGTGGCGCGCGACACGATCGTCGAGCAGGCCTTCCGTGAACTGCGCGCGTTCCGCATCTATGACGGCCCCACCGAAGTCCACAAGTGGTCGCTCGCGAAGAAGATCAAGCGCGACACGCTCGGGGCGAAGCAGCATGGCTGA
- a CDS encoding glucose 1-dehydrogenase gives MGETLPGLAGKRALVTGASSGLGAHFAQRLAAHGVEVVLAARRTDALQAVAKQVEQFGRAHCVALDVTSAASRAALVDTAGPIDILVNNAGLVREAPAFTHTEEDWDAVLDTNLKGMFFLAQALAPGMRERGGGSIINVASILGLRQAGGVVSYAVSKAGVVQLTKTLALEWARHGIRVNAIAPGYIDTELNRDFWQTDAGKALIRRIPQRRLGQLEDLDGPLLLLASDASRYMTGAVLAVDGGHLVNTL, from the coding sequence ATGGGGGAGACGTTGCCTGGCCTGGCTGGCAAGCGGGCGCTGGTCACGGGGGCATCGAGCGGGCTGGGAGCGCACTTTGCGCAACGGCTGGCCGCGCACGGCGTCGAAGTGGTGCTGGCGGCACGGCGCACCGATGCGCTGCAAGCGGTGGCGAAGCAGGTGGAACAATTCGGGCGCGCGCACTGCGTGGCGCTCGACGTGACCAGCGCCGCTTCCCGCGCCGCACTGGTGGACACCGCGGGGCCCATCGACATCCTGGTCAACAACGCGGGGCTGGTACGTGAAGCGCCGGCCTTCACGCATACCGAGGAAGACTGGGATGCGGTGCTCGACACCAACCTCAAAGGCATGTTCTTCCTGGCGCAGGCACTGGCCCCGGGCATGCGCGAACGCGGTGGCGGCAGCATCATCAACGTGGCGTCGATCCTGGGGCTGCGGCAGGCTGGTGGCGTGGTGTCCTATGCGGTGTCCAAGGCGGGCGTCGTGCAACTGACGAAGACGCTCGCACTGGAATGGGCGCGCCATGGCATTCGCGTGAATGCCATCGCCCCCGGGTACATCGATACCGAACTCAACCGCGACTTCTGGCAGACCGACGCCGGCAAGGCGCTGATCCGCCGCATTCCGCAGCGCCGTCTCGGACAGCTCGAGGACCTGGACGGGCCGCTGCTGCTGCTCGCGTCCGATGCCTCGCGCTACATGACGGGCGCCGTACTGGCCGTCGACGGCGGCCACCTGGTCAACACACTCTGA
- a CDS encoding GntR family transcriptional regulator: protein MSSDTSVASGLAGRSASDTVFFGIVNGLELGGFAPGQRLVETDLVAHFGVGRNSVREALQRLAAEGIVDLPRHRGAIIRRLSLQETLDVLDVAERMTGLLARAATRGRGNRGLAQALRASVQGLVAAEKAHDVEAFSSTRRHFYRTLLEMGDNRELRRLFPTIHMPIVHAQHRLASLPRMRLDDYRRIATAVLAGDPDAAEAAGAAHVQNVRSAILERQPAEMAGQD, encoded by the coding sequence ATGTCCAGCGATACGTCCGTTGCGTCCGGCCTGGCGGGCCGCAGTGCGTCCGACACGGTGTTCTTCGGGATCGTGAACGGCCTGGAGCTGGGCGGTTTCGCGCCCGGCCAGCGGCTGGTCGAAACCGACCTGGTGGCGCATTTCGGCGTCGGCCGCAATTCCGTGCGCGAGGCGCTGCAGCGGCTGGCTGCCGAGGGCATCGTCGACCTCCCGCGCCATCGCGGCGCGATCATCCGCCGGCTGAGCCTGCAGGAAACCCTGGACGTGCTGGATGTCGCGGAGCGCATGACCGGACTGCTCGCGCGCGCCGCCACGCGCGGCCGCGGCAACCGCGGACTGGCGCAGGCGTTGCGCGCTTCGGTACAGGGACTGGTCGCGGCGGAGAAGGCCCATGACGTGGAGGCCTTTTCGAGCACTCGGCGGCACTTCTATCGGACGCTGCTTGAAATGGGCGACAACCGCGAATTACGGCGTCTGTTTCCGACCATCCACATGCCGATCGTGCACGCGCAGCACCGGCTCGCTTCGCTGCCGCGCATGCGCCTGGACGACTACCGCCGCATCGCCACGGCCGTGCTTGCCGGCGACCCCGATGCGGCCGAGGCGGCCGGCGCGGCGCACGTGCAGAACGTGCGCAGTGCGATCCTGGAGAGGCAGCCGGCTGAGATGGCCGGCCAGGACTGA
- a CDS encoding MHYT domain-containing protein translates to MFIGFKAVPGIMVPFQYDTLLVALSFLISVCGAYVGLRWSRRVRGPDGRLDIDRLLCATASLGGGAVWSMHFIGMAAYQTPTNREFDMLLTLLSLLAVTVPVGAGLAIASLPYGNRADNAVKGGVLTGLGVVAMHYTGMAAIHSNTQFDWNPFLVALSVLIAVVVSVIGLWLATTVRTGPLQFGAALVMGLAVCGMHYTGMSAGNMICTSPSYSPDLFAIEGGNVGYVVFAMALVLLMITLVMEATRSGRIARAVQARSR, encoded by the coding sequence ATGTTTATCGGATTCAAGGCAGTGCCGGGCATCATGGTGCCGTTCCAGTACGACACGCTGCTGGTGGCGCTGTCTTTCCTGATCTCGGTGTGCGGCGCCTACGTCGGGCTGCGCTGGTCGCGCCGCGTGCGGGGGCCGGACGGCCGGCTCGACATCGACCGCCTGTTGTGCGCCACAGCCAGCCTTGGCGGCGGCGCGGTCTGGTCGATGCACTTCATCGGCATGGCGGCCTACCAGACGCCGACCAACCGCGAGTTCGACATGCTGCTGACCCTGCTGTCGCTGCTGGCCGTGACGGTGCCGGTAGGTGCCGGGCTTGCCATCGCTTCACTGCCATACGGCAACCGCGCCGACAACGCCGTCAAAGGCGGCGTGCTGACCGGTCTCGGTGTCGTCGCCATGCACTACACCGGCATGGCGGCCATTCACTCGAATACACAGTTCGACTGGAATCCCTTCCTTGTCGCGCTGTCCGTCCTGATTGCCGTGGTGGTGTCGGTGATCGGCCTCTGGCTGGCAACCACGGTCAGGACCGGGCCGCTGCAATTCGGCGCCGCCCTGGTGATGGGCCTTGCTGTGTGCGGCATGCACTATACGGGCATGTCGGCCGGCAACATGATCTGCACCAGCCCGTCGTACTCGCCGGATCTCTTCGCGATCGAGGGCGGAAACGTCGGTTACGTGGTATTCGCCATGGCACTGGTGCTGCTGATGATCACGCTGGTCATGGAAGCCACCCGCAGCGGCCGCATCGCACGTGCCGTGCAGGCGCGGTCGCGCTGA
- a CDS encoding alkaline phosphatase D family protein — translation MDRRQFLKWGSFMTVSVAAGGLAACGGGGSDSEPADTGSPENFNFLHGVASGDPKPDSVVVWTRVDGSNGQRPVQVRLQVSLQQDFSTLLVNQHLSALPDWDYTLRNKVTGLSASTQYYYRFLLGNRPSTVGRTRTAAAAGTPLSQLRFAFICCQDWNVNHWAGMEELVRQDLDFIVHVGDYIYETVPGGSRNGNVEDRHGVLKLPDGTVLPDGSIYATTLADYRYLYRSYRSDPRLQALHAAFPVIAIWDDHEFSDNCWQDRQTYSADDDATPRTARRRSANQAWFEFLPADVTIDLNNPSFQNIQIYRSFTFGNLATLLMTDERLYRADHIIPEQSTGGAVGARSFVPADKLAAAEAAKIAAAGNTLTPVSMLGDTQRAWWQDRVGGANTTWKLWGNELAMLRMQVDVVKALADLIAKGLAQLNGVLAPLVTDMTNALISDLRGARAAGTLAGLTYPALRNVVSRVGINDATFDATIKPFIDKRLPSIELLDRIIINADQWDGYNAERKNLMAFLKANSVRNVVTLSGDIHAFFAGQVMDDYDAASPAPVMVDLVTAGVSSNTLLSRLRARVDNDQAFAALHELIYSNAGSTLVNALNATLRTFNPWLRHVETNAEGYALVTLTPARLSCAFHVMKPLEGTTAPAQPATASVQVIEVASGDADVTLV, via the coding sequence ATGGACCGCCGCCAGTTCCTCAAGTGGGGAAGTTTCATGACTGTTTCCGTGGCTGCGGGCGGGCTCGCCGCGTGCGGCGGCGGTGGCTCCGACTCGGAACCCGCCGACACCGGCAGTCCCGAGAACTTCAACTTCTTGCATGGCGTCGCCTCCGGAGACCCGAAGCCCGACAGCGTGGTGGTATGGACGCGAGTGGACGGCAGCAACGGCCAGCGGCCGGTGCAGGTCCGGCTCCAGGTGTCGCTGCAGCAGGACTTCAGCACGCTGCTGGTGAACCAGCACCTTTCCGCGCTGCCCGACTGGGACTACACCTTGCGCAACAAGGTCACAGGCCTGTCGGCGTCCACGCAGTACTACTACCGCTTCCTGCTCGGCAACCGCCCAAGCACGGTCGGCCGCACGCGCACCGCCGCGGCCGCCGGCACGCCGTTGTCGCAACTGCGCTTTGCCTTTATCTGTTGCCAGGACTGGAACGTCAATCACTGGGCCGGCATGGAAGAGCTGGTCCGGCAGGACCTGGACTTCATCGTCCACGTTGGCGACTACATCTACGAGACCGTGCCCGGCGGCTCGCGCAACGGCAACGTGGAGGACCGGCATGGCGTACTGAAACTGCCGGATGGCACCGTACTGCCGGACGGTTCGATCTACGCGACCACCCTGGCCGACTACCGCTACCTGTACCGCAGTTATCGCAGCGATCCGCGCCTGCAGGCGCTGCACGCGGCCTTCCCGGTGATCGCCATCTGGGACGACCATGAGTTCTCCGACAACTGCTGGCAGGACCGCCAGACGTACAGCGCCGACGACGACGCGACACCGCGCACCGCGCGGCGGCGCAGCGCCAACCAGGCGTGGTTCGAGTTCCTGCCAGCCGACGTCACGATCGACCTGAACAATCCGTCGTTCCAGAACATCCAGATCTACCGGTCGTTCACGTTCGGCAACCTGGCCACGCTGCTGATGACCGACGAACGCCTGTACCGCGCCGACCATATCATTCCCGAGCAGTCGACGGGCGGTGCCGTAGGCGCGCGCTCCTTCGTGCCGGCCGACAAACTGGCCGCGGCCGAAGCCGCCAAGATCGCCGCCGCCGGCAATACGCTGACGCCCGTGTCCATGCTGGGCGACACCCAGCGCGCCTGGTGGCAGGACCGCGTCGGCGGCGCGAATACCACATGGAAGCTGTGGGGCAACGAACTGGCGATGCTGCGTATGCAGGTGGATGTCGTGAAGGCGCTTGCCGACCTGATCGCCAAGGGGCTCGCGCAGCTCAACGGCGTGCTGGCGCCGCTGGTGACGGACATGACCAACGCGCTGATCAGCGACCTGCGCGGCGCCAGGGCGGCGGGCACGCTTGCCGGGCTCACATACCCCGCACTGCGCAACGTGGTGTCGCGCGTGGGCATCAACGATGCCACCTTCGACGCCACCATCAAGCCCTTCATCGACAAGCGGCTGCCGTCGATCGAACTGCTTGACCGCATCATCATCAACGCGGACCAGTGGGACGGCTACAACGCCGAGCGCAAGAACCTGATGGCCTTCCTGAAGGCCAACAGCGTACGCAACGTCGTCACGCTGAGTGGCGACATCCATGCCTTCTTCGCCGGCCAGGTGATGGACGACTACGATGCCGCGAGCCCGGCGCCGGTGATGGTCGACCTCGTCACGGCCGGGGTGTCGAGCAACACGCTGCTGAGCCGGCTGCGCGCCAGGGTCGACAACGACCAGGCGTTCGCGGCGCTGCACGAGCTCATCTACAGCAACGCCGGCAGCACCCTGGTGAACGCCCTCAATGCCACACTGCGCACGTTCAATCCGTGGCTGCGGCACGTGGAAACCAATGCCGAAGGCTATGCCCTGGTAACGCTCACCCCCGCCAGGCTCAGTTGCGCCTTCCACGTGATGAAGCCCCTGGAAGGCACCACGGCGCCGGCACAGCCGGCCACGGCCAGCGTGCAGGTGATCGAGGTCGCGTCGGGCGACGCCGACGTCACGCTGGTCTAG
- a CDS encoding ethanolamine ammonia-lyase subunit EutB, whose protein sequence is MAFLHTVGQHRHVFADLRTLLAKASPARSGDCLAGIAAASEEERMAARMALADVPLSQFLSEALVPYENDEVTRLIVDSHDAGAFAEIASLTVGDFRNWLLLHETDGAALARVAAGITPEMAAAVSKLMRNQDLVAVARKCRVVTRFRSTVGLPGRLSVRLQPNHPTDDPKGIAASIIDGLMYGCGDATIGVNPASDSLGAIVSLLRMIDDLRCRFDIPTQSCVLTHVTHTLRAMEQGAPVDLVFQSVAGSERANAAFGISLPLLAEAHDAAQALARGTVGNNVMYFETGQGSALSANAHHGVDQQTMEARAYAVARRFSPLLVNTVVGFIGPEYLYDGKQIIRAGLEDHFCGKLLGVPMGCDVCYTNHAEADQDDMDTLLTLFGVAGINFIMGVPGADDIMLNYQSTSFHDALYLREVLGLRPAPEFEAWLRRMGIADDSGRLLEPADRQPLLELAHSL, encoded by the coding sequence ATGGCATTCCTCCACACGGTCGGCCAGCACCGCCACGTCTTCGCCGACCTGCGCACGCTGCTGGCCAAGGCCAGTCCCGCCCGTTCAGGCGATTGCCTTGCCGGCATTGCCGCCGCGAGCGAGGAAGAGCGCATGGCGGCGCGCATGGCGCTTGCCGACGTGCCGCTTTCGCAGTTCCTGTCCGAGGCGCTGGTCCCCTATGAGAACGACGAGGTGACCCGCCTGATCGTCGACAGCCACGACGCCGGCGCGTTCGCGGAGATCGCATCCCTCACGGTCGGCGACTTCCGCAACTGGCTGTTGCTGCACGAGACCGACGGCGCTGCGCTCGCCCGCGTGGCGGCCGGCATCACGCCGGAGATGGCCGCGGCGGTGAGCAAGCTCATGCGCAACCAGGACCTGGTCGCGGTCGCGCGCAAGTGCCGCGTGGTGACGCGCTTTCGCAGCACCGTGGGGCTGCCCGGCCGCCTTTCGGTGCGGCTGCAGCCGAACCATCCCACCGACGACCCCAAGGGCATTGCGGCCTCGATCATCGACGGCCTCATGTATGGCTGCGGCGATGCGACCATTGGCGTCAATCCGGCCTCGGACAGCCTCGGCGCGATCGTGTCGCTGCTGCGCATGATCGACGACCTGCGCTGCCGCTTTGACATTCCCACGCAGTCCTGCGTGCTCACGCACGTCACCCACACGCTGCGGGCGATGGAGCAGGGCGCGCCGGTGGACCTCGTGTTCCAGTCGGTGGCTGGCAGCGAGCGCGCCAACGCGGCGTTTGGCATCAGCTTGCCGCTGCTGGCCGAGGCGCATGACGCCGCGCAAGCGCTGGCACGCGGCACCGTGGGCAACAACGTGATGTACTTCGAGACCGGGCAGGGCAGCGCGCTGTCGGCCAACGCCCACCATGGCGTGGACCAGCAGACCATGGAGGCGCGCGCCTATGCCGTGGCGCGGCGGTTCTCGCCGCTGCTGGTCAATACGGTGGTGGGCTTTATCGGCCCCGAGTACCTGTATGACGGCAAGCAGATCATCCGCGCGGGGCTCGAAGACCATTTCTGCGGCAAGCTGCTCGGCGTGCCGATGGGCTGCGACGTCTGCTATACCAACCATGCCGAGGCCGACCAGGACGACATGGATACGCTGCTGACGCTGTTCGGCGTGGCCGGCATCAACTTCATCATGGGCGTGCCGGGGGCCGACGACATCATGCTGAACTACCAGAGCACGTCGTTCCACGATGCGCTGTATCTGCGCGAGGTACTCGGCCTGCGGCCCGCACCGGAGTTCGAGGCCTGGCTGCGGCGCATGGGCATCGCCGATGACAGCGGACGCCTGCTGGAGCCCGCGGATCGTCAGCCGCTGCTTGAACTGGCGCATTCGCTGTAG
- the eutC gene encoding ethanolamine ammonia-lyase subunit EutC: MTRLPSPPSPPFPVMQDNPWQQLRQFTRARIALGRAGHGQTTDTVLAFGLAHAQARDAVHLPLDCAAVEAALGQAGFASVPVHSAAPDRAHYLRRPDLGRRLDEASRARLSGARPGAAPDVVFVIADGLSALAAQRHGVPLLCAVRERLPQGWTVAPVVVAEQSRVALGDEVGESMGARQVVMLIGERPGLSSPDSLGIYLTYAPRIGRTDAERNCISNVRPEGLSYARAAERLVFLLHGAAALGGSGVALKDDSAHALPGDADG; this comes from the coding sequence ATGACCAGGCTCCCGTCCCCCCCGTCTCCCCCGTTTCCCGTCATGCAGGACAACCCCTGGCAGCAGTTGCGCCAGTTCACGCGCGCGCGCATTGCGCTTGGCCGCGCCGGGCACGGCCAGACCACCGATACCGTGCTGGCATTCGGACTGGCCCATGCACAGGCGCGCGACGCGGTGCACCTGCCGCTGGACTGTGCGGCGGTCGAAGCCGCACTCGGCCAGGCGGGGTTTGCCAGCGTGCCCGTCCACAGCGCGGCACCGGACCGCGCGCACTACCTGCGCCGGCCGGACCTGGGCCGCAGGCTCGACGAGGCCAGCCGCGCGCGCCTGTCCGGCGCACGTCCCGGTGCTGCGCCCGATGTGGTGTTCGTGATTGCCGACGGCCTGTCCGCGCTGGCCGCGCAGCGCCATGGCGTGCCGCTGCTGTGCGCCGTGCGCGAACGGTTGCCGCAAGGCTGGACCGTGGCGCCGGTCGTGGTCGCCGAACAATCGCGCGTGGCGCTTGGCGATGAAGTGGGCGAGTCGATGGGCGCGCGCCAGGTCGTGATGCTGATCGGCGAAAGGCCGGGGCTGAGTTCGCCCGACAGCCTGGGCATCTACCTGACCTATGCACCGCGCATCGGCCGCACGGATGCGGAGCGCAACTGCATCTCGAATGTGCGGCCCGAAGGGCTGTCCTATGCGCGGGCGGCCGAGCGGCTGGTATTCCTGCTGCACGGCGCCGCCGCGCTTGGCGGCTCCGGCGTGGCGCTCAAGGATGACAGCGCGCATGCGCTGCCGGGCGATGCGGACGGCTAG
- the csgH gene encoding curli-like amyloid fiber formation chaperone CsgH, translating to MQADTNLQAWLEAHAANGVTTIAAYVSAAREADLQYDIRLRSSGRGNSSAVAQSGTVHVTQNQPSQVSSMAVTPVSGGKCEVDLTVREGNAVVGRYTLDCSAK from the coding sequence ATGCAAGCCGACACCAACCTGCAGGCCTGGCTGGAAGCGCACGCCGCCAATGGCGTGACGACGATTGCCGCCTACGTCAGCGCGGCCCGTGAGGCGGATCTGCAGTACGACATCCGCCTGCGCAGCAGCGGGCGGGGCAATTCGTCGGCTGTCGCGCAGAGCGGCACGGTGCACGTGACGCAGAACCAGCCCAGCCAGGTGTCGTCGATGGCGGTGACGCCCGTATCGGGCGGCAAGTGCGAAGTGGACCTGACGGTGCGCGAGGGCAATGCGGTGGTGGGCCGCTACACGCTCGACTGCAGCGCAAAATGA
- a CDS encoding YbaK/EbsC family protein, whose protein sequence is MALASTLASCMSSKNSQYDIVHHPYTLSSMATAEAAHIPGDRLAKTLLLEDENGYVAAVIPSSHHLHMAALCEQTGRKLVLAHEDEIREVFKDCDLGAIPPVAMAYGMQTYVDDSLMKHPDVYFEAGDHQELVHMSMDQFSKLMSDAEQGHFSRRMM, encoded by the coding sequence ATGGCCCTCGCAAGTACGCTGGCGAGCTGCATGAGCAGCAAGAATTCGCAGTACGACATCGTCCACCACCCCTACACCCTCAGCAGCATGGCCACTGCAGAGGCTGCGCACATACCCGGAGACCGCCTGGCCAAGACCCTGTTGCTGGAAGACGAGAACGGCTACGTCGCTGCCGTGATCCCGTCGAGCCATCACCTGCACATGGCCGCGCTGTGCGAGCAGACCGGCCGCAAGCTGGTGCTGGCGCATGAAGACGAGATCCGCGAAGTCTTCAAGGACTGCGACCTCGGCGCGATCCCGCCCGTGGCCATGGCGTATGGCATGCAGACCTATGTCGACGACAGCCTGATGAAACACCCCGACGTCTACTTCGAAGCGGGCGACCACCAGGAACTGGTGCACATGAGCATGGACCAGTTCTCGAAACTGATGTCGGATGCCGAACAGGGGCATTTCTCGCGGCGCATGATGTAG
- a CDS encoding LysR family transcriptional regulator — translation MDLNALRLFVDIVDAGNLSAAARKLKMTRANVSYHLKALEEELGVQLLRRTTRHVEPTPVGAGLYEHGRNILGEVAAANALISNMGKSLQGHVRLSVPTGLGHTMLSPLLVQFKQRYPDILLDVVFDNRVHNLVSEDVDVALRIISTPPDSVVATEIGEVDWVVCGAPAYLAAHPAPRVLAELDGHAVVCASPVGQKLKVSGTPPQGGTTREQVVLELTLSSDNFAFLKDAVMAGLGIGLFPIYAIGDELANGTLTSLLDGYRISVFGSKLYMLTMPNRYQTLATRCLLTFLKTELQAVWPRLHDTPAPRQG, via the coding sequence ATGGATCTCAACGCCCTGCGCCTGTTCGTCGATATCGTCGACGCCGGCAACCTCAGCGCCGCCGCGCGCAAGCTCAAGATGACGCGGGCCAACGTCAGCTACCACCTCAAGGCGCTGGAGGAAGAGCTTGGCGTGCAGCTGCTGCGGCGGACCACGCGGCACGTCGAACCCACGCCCGTGGGCGCCGGGCTCTACGAGCACGGGCGCAACATCCTGGGGGAAGTCGCGGCGGCCAATGCGCTGATCAGCAATATGGGCAAGAGCCTGCAGGGCCATGTGCGCCTGTCGGTGCCGACCGGGCTCGGGCATACCATGCTGTCGCCGCTGCTGGTGCAGTTCAAGCAGCGCTATCCCGACATCCTGCTCGACGTAGTGTTCGACAACCGCGTGCACAACCTGGTGTCGGAAGACGTCGACGTGGCCTTGCGCATCATCTCCACGCCACCCGACTCGGTGGTGGCCACCGAGATCGGCGAGGTCGACTGGGTGGTCTGCGGCGCACCGGCCTACCTGGCCGCGCATCCCGCGCCGCGGGTGCTGGCCGAGCTCGATGGACACGCCGTCGTGTGCGCATCACCGGTCGGCCAGAAGCTCAAGGTGTCCGGCACGCCACCGCAAGGCGGCACCACGCGCGAGCAGGTGGTGCTGGAGCTCACGCTGAGTTCCGATAACTTCGCCTTCCTGAAAGACGCCGTGATGGCCGGGCTGGGCATTGGCCTCTTCCCGATCTACGCCATCGGCGATGAACTGGCCAACGGCACGCTCACTTCGCTGCTGGACGGCTACCGCATCAGCGTGTTCGGCAGCAAGCTCTATATGCTGACCATGCCCAACCGCTACCAGACCCTGGCCACGCGCTGCCTGCTGACCTTCCTGAAGACCGAGCTCCAGGCCGTGTGGCCGCGGCTGCACGATACCCCCGCGCCACGCCAGGGCTGA